From a single Fulvivirga ulvae genomic region:
- a CDS encoding UDP-2,3-diacylglucosamine diphosphatase → MPHTIDTLSGKKIYFASDFHLGVPSRNKSLERELKIVRWLDQIKSDAHSIYLLGDIFDFWFEYKHAIPKGFIRLQGKLAEITDAGIPVIFFTGNHDMWMFNYFTEELNIPIYRKPKQLKVGDKKLLIGHGDGLGPGDHTYKLLKKIFSSKLCQWLFARIHPNTGIGIANFWSRKSRISSSGEDDHFMGDKEFLWQYCKEVEQKEHHDYYIFGHRHLPLDLEVGKHSRYFNLGEWVNYQTYGIYDGETFELHTFEKDSH, encoded by the coding sequence ATGCCGCACACCATAGATACTCTAAGTGGAAAGAAAATATACTTTGCTTCTGATTTCCATCTGGGAGTACCCTCCAGGAACAAAAGCCTGGAAAGAGAACTAAAGATCGTAAGATGGCTGGATCAGATAAAGTCTGATGCTCACTCCATTTATCTGCTCGGAGATATCTTTGACTTTTGGTTTGAATACAAACATGCTATCCCAAAGGGCTTTATCAGGCTACAGGGTAAACTGGCAGAAATAACAGATGCAGGCATACCCGTAATTTTCTTTACCGGTAATCATGATATGTGGATGTTCAATTACTTCACTGAAGAACTGAACATCCCGATTTACCGCAAGCCTAAACAATTGAAAGTGGGTGATAAGAAACTGCTGATTGGGCACGGAGATGGCCTGGGGCCTGGAGACCATACCTATAAACTTTTGAAAAAGATATTTAGCAGTAAATTATGTCAGTGGTTATTTGCAAGAATACACCCCAACACTGGCATCGGCATAGCCAATTTCTGGTCAAGAAAAAGCCGGATCAGCAGCAGTGGTGAAGACGACCACTTTATGGGGGACAAAGAATTTCTTTGGCAATATTGTAAAGAGGTGGAACAAAAAGAGCACCACGATTATTATATTTTCGGCCACAGGCACCTGCCTCTGGATTTGGAAGTAGGTAAACACAGCCGCTATTTTAACCTGGGAGAATGGGTCAACTACCAGACATACGGCATTTATGATGGGGAAACATTTGAGCTTCATACTTTTGAAAAGGACAGCCACTAA
- a CDS encoding SDR family oxidoreductase, whose translation MTSTSVLITGASKGIGLTIAKHLGRNKKYKVYGTSRRPDQQLAKENGFTMLALDLNDPDSIVQLAGQFPEGVDILINNAGQSQLGAFEDIPYEAFEALFDTNFFGTLKLTRALLPGMRKRGKGLIINTSSLIASFPLPFYTSYTTSKAALSAFSFSLNMELRPFGIDVVVIEPNDLKTTIEPELFLKEGSAYADKVTKMREKVRANMSKSQDPAVVTDIIDKVINSKNPKPKYVVGGNSSLLIFVKRFLTSAMQVKLTMGSYKD comes from the coding sequence ATGACTTCAACTTCTGTGCTGATCACCGGTGCTTCCAAAGGTATAGGGCTAACCATAGCCAAACATCTGGGCCGGAATAAAAAATACAAAGTTTACGGTACATCGAGAAGGCCTGATCAGCAGTTGGCCAAAGAAAATGGCTTTACTATGTTGGCACTTGATCTTAATGATCCGGACAGTATTGTGCAGTTGGCAGGCCAATTTCCTGAGGGTGTAGACATCCTGATCAACAATGCCGGACAGTCCCAGCTTGGTGCTTTTGAGGATATTCCCTATGAGGCTTTTGAAGCCCTCTTTGACACAAACTTTTTCGGGACACTTAAGTTGACACGGGCACTTTTGCCCGGGATGCGAAAGCGTGGCAAAGGCCTGATCATTAACACGAGTTCTTTGATTGCTTCTTTTCCGTTGCCTTTCTATACCAGCTATACTACCTCCAAAGCAGCCTTGTCAGCTTTTAGTTTTAGCTTAAACATGGAACTCAGGCCCTTTGGAATCGATGTAGTAGTAATAGAACCTAATGACCTTAAAACTACTATAGAACCTGAGCTATTCCTGAAAGAAGGCAGTGCGTATGCTGATAAAGTGACAAAAATGAGGGAAAAAGTGCGCGCGAATATGAGTAAGTCCCAGGATCCTGCCGTGGTCACCGATATTATTGACAAGGTTATTAATTCGAAAAACCCCAAACCGAAGTATGTAGTAGGAGGCAACTCCAGTTTACTGATATTTGTGAAGAGGTTTTTAACCTCGGCTATGCAGGTGAAATTGACTATGGGGTCGTATAAGGATTAG
- a CDS encoding DUF3108 domain-containing protein, with the protein MKRVFVILIVIILSFGKGFTQCNPFYNLKEGSKWELTSYNAKDKVTGRQVNELRSLEESSNGWVATIYFQSFDKKDDLVYEKEVELECEDGIIKMDMERFIPEESLQAFKDMNMTVEVDNLEWPSDLSVGKTLDDGAITLSGDFLNMKVDVTDRRVENKEKITTPAGTFDTFKVSYNVKMKMMMSRESKAIDYIAEDVGIVRSESYNGNGKLMGYTLLTKHE; encoded by the coding sequence ATGAAAAGAGTATTTGTAATATTAATTGTTATTATTCTGAGCTTCGGTAAGGGGTTTACCCAATGTAATCCATTTTATAACCTGAAGGAAGGTTCCAAATGGGAGTTGACATCATACAATGCAAAGGATAAAGTTACCGGCCGGCAGGTCAACGAACTGAGGTCCCTCGAGGAAAGTTCAAATGGATGGGTAGCCACCATATACTTCCAGAGCTTTGACAAAAAGGACGACCTTGTTTATGAAAAAGAAGTTGAGCTGGAGTGTGAGGACGGAATAATTAAAATGGATATGGAGCGCTTTATTCCTGAAGAGTCACTTCAGGCTTTTAAAGACATGAATATGACTGTGGAGGTGGACAACCTCGAATGGCCTTCGGACCTTTCTGTAGGCAAAACCCTTGACGACGGAGCCATTACCCTTAGTGGAGACTTCCTGAACATGAAAGTAGATGTGACGGACCGGAGAGTTGAAAATAAAGAAAAGATAACCACACCCGCCGGAACCTTTGACACTTTTAAAGTGTCATACAACGTAAAAATGAAAATGATGATGAGCAGAGAAAGCAAAGCTATTGATTATATAGCTGAAGATGTAGGTATTGTACGCTCTGAGAGTTATAACGGCAATGGCAAACTCATGGGTTATACACTGCTTACAAAGCATGAGTAA
- a CDS encoding sigma-54-dependent transcriptional regulator has product MIDDDEDVLLAAKLLLKKHAHQVIIEKNPKKIPFLLNNDTYDVILLDMNFSKDITSGKEGFYWLSQILEKDPSAVVIMITAFGDVEMAVRALKEGATDFVLKPWQNEKLLATISTAIKLNKSYKEVDKLKKAKKQLEEDINQPFKDIIGHSKALKEVFNLIDKVARTDANVLILGENGTGKELVARAIHQRSLRKENGFISVDMGAITESLFESELFGHKKGSYTDAKEDRPGRFEIANGGTLFLDEIGNLSMPLQSKLLTVLQNRQVTRLGTNNPIPIDIRLICATNMPVQEMVADGTFRQDLLYRINTVEIKLPPLRDRIEDIPLLADHFVEIYSKKYRKEIRSVNEDTIYKLQKYDWPGNIRELQHALERAIIMSDNTELEPEDFFFLTHNKSSSHDLNTDNLNLDEVERSVIEKAINIHNGNISKAAKELGLTRASLYRRLEKHGL; this is encoded by the coding sequence ATGATAGATGACGATGAAGATGTGCTGTTAGCCGCAAAACTATTATTGAAGAAGCATGCTCATCAGGTAATAATTGAAAAGAACCCAAAGAAAATTCCTTTCCTGCTCAATAACGACACTTACGATGTTATTCTTCTGGATATGAACTTCAGCAAAGACATCACCAGTGGCAAAGAAGGCTTCTACTGGTTGAGCCAGATCCTGGAAAAGGACCCCTCAGCAGTAGTAATTATGATCACTGCTTTTGGCGATGTGGAAATGGCCGTAAGAGCGCTGAAGGAAGGGGCTACCGACTTTGTATTGAAACCCTGGCAAAATGAAAAACTTTTGGCAACCATATCCACTGCCATTAAACTCAACAAGTCATACAAAGAAGTTGATAAGTTAAAGAAAGCCAAGAAGCAGTTAGAGGAGGATATTAATCAACCGTTTAAGGACATCATTGGGCATAGTAAAGCATTAAAGGAAGTATTTAACCTTATCGATAAAGTTGCCAGAACAGATGCCAACGTGCTGATCCTGGGAGAAAACGGTACCGGCAAGGAACTTGTAGCCCGAGCCATTCATCAGCGCTCGCTGAGAAAGGAGAATGGTTTTATCTCGGTAGATATGGGTGCGATTACCGAGTCACTTTTTGAGAGCGAATTGTTCGGACATAAGAAAGGGTCTTACACAGATGCTAAAGAGGACAGACCAGGCCGTTTTGAAATAGCAAACGGAGGGACACTTTTTCTTGATGAGATAGGCAATCTAAGTATGCCTCTGCAATCCAAACTTTTGACAGTTTTGCAAAATCGTCAGGTTACAAGGCTTGGCACAAACAACCCCATACCTATAGATATCAGGCTTATCTGCGCAACCAACATGCCCGTTCAGGAGATGGTAGCCGATGGCACTTTCAGGCAGGACTTGTTATACAGGATCAATACAGTGGAGATAAAGCTGCCTCCTCTGCGAGACAGGATCGAAGACATTCCTCTTTTGGCAGACCATTTTGTAGAGATCTACTCAAAAAAATACAGGAAGGAGATCCGCTCTGTTAATGAAGATACCATTTATAAACTCCAAAAATATGACTGGCCGGGAAACATCCGCGAGCTACAGCATGCGCTTGAACGGGCCATAATAATGAGCGACAACACTGAACTGGAGCCGGAAGACTTCTTTTTCCTCACCCATAACAAATCATCGTCTCATGATCTCAACACAGATAACCTGAACCTGGATGAGGTTGAAAGGTCAGTGATTGAAAAGGCTATCAACATTCATAATGGTAATATCTCAAAAGCAGCCAAGGAACTCGGTTTAACCAGGGCCTCTCTGTACAGAAGGCTTGAAAAACATGGACTTTAG
- a CDS encoding sensor histidine kinase — translation MDFSNTRKAVLFRVATLTGTIFLFSWLIFNNGYFVTELVVFVLLGLQIISLIKSLERNNEELISFLDSIRHDDISHNYKTDFKNEDTNRLNHELNKALRDLREVRKEKEADFQYLKNIVQHVGIGLITFNRVGKVQIINTAAKKLLRVNNIDNIKDLSSVSENLVDIFIRLRTGGRDLIRLEIGGDIVQLAIYAIELTLRGEEFKLVSVQNIQNELEEKEMEAWQNLVRVLTHEIMNSVTPISSLANTVEDELNHQLNNDQEVNHFSNEEIADIHLAIQTIKKRSQGLIRFVQDFRNLTHIPKPKIGEVNVRELLEEMLILLKREIEDNGVKAHIRVDPPSMTINADKDLIEQVLINLIKNATQAFDEQTNRLVELNAYFDEKSRPVISVKDNGNGIDDEALEKIFIPFFTTKKSGSGIGLSLSRQIMRQHQGMLGVKSKMDEGTEFFLRF, via the coding sequence ATGGACTTTAGTAACACCAGAAAGGCCGTATTATTCAGGGTAGCTACGCTCACCGGCACGATATTCTTATTCTCATGGCTGATCTTCAATAATGGCTATTTTGTAACAGAGCTGGTAGTGTTTGTGCTTTTGGGCTTACAGATTATTTCGCTGATCAAGTCACTTGAGAGAAATAATGAAGAGCTGATTAGTTTTCTGGATTCCATCCGTCATGATGATATATCGCATAATTATAAAACAGATTTTAAAAATGAGGACACCAACCGGCTTAATCATGAGCTTAACAAGGCTCTAAGGGACCTGCGAGAGGTAAGAAAAGAAAAGGAAGCCGATTTTCAATATCTCAAAAATATTGTACAACATGTAGGGATTGGCCTGATCACCTTCAATCGGGTGGGCAAAGTTCAGATCATTAACACTGCTGCCAAGAAACTTCTACGGGTAAACAATATTGACAATATCAAGGACCTGTCTTCGGTAAGCGAAAACCTGGTAGATATCTTTATTCGTCTAAGGACCGGCGGCAGGGACCTTATCCGCCTGGAGATTGGCGGAGATATCGTACAGCTGGCCATCTATGCCATAGAGCTTACGCTGCGTGGTGAAGAATTTAAGCTGGTTTCGGTACAAAACATTCAGAATGAGCTGGAAGAAAAGGAAATGGAGGCATGGCAAAACCTGGTACGGGTCCTCACACATGAAATTATGAACTCGGTAACTCCGATATCATCTCTCGCCAACACTGTGGAAGACGAGCTGAACCATCAGCTAAACAATGATCAGGAAGTTAACCATTTTTCCAATGAAGAAATTGCTGACATCCACCTGGCCATTCAAACCATTAAAAAAAGAAGTCAGGGGCTGATTCGGTTTGTGCAGGACTTCAGGAACCTCACCCACATCCCCAAACCTAAAATAGGTGAGGTCAATGTCAGGGAACTCCTTGAAGAGATGCTTATACTACTTAAAAGAGAAATTGAAGACAATGGGGTTAAAGCCCATATTAGGGTTGATCCTCCTAGCATGACTATCAACGCCGATAAAGATTTAATAGAACAGGTATTGATCAACCTGATAAAAAATGCCACCCAGGCCTTTGACGAACAAACCAACCGGCTGGTAGAACTCAATGCATACTTTGATGAAAAAAGTAGGCCGGTAATTAGTGTCAAAGACAACGGAAACGGCATTGACGATGAGGCTCTTGAAAAGATATTCATTCCGTTTTTCACCACCAAAAAAAGTGGTTCAGGCATAGGGTTAAGTCTTTCAAGGCAGATCATGCGGCAGCATCAGGGTATGCTCGGTGTAAAGTCTAAAATGGATGAAGGCACTGAGTTCTTTTTAAGGTTTTAG
- a CDS encoding acyl carrier protein: MNISETITKILVDKLGIAETEVTPDANFVKDLGIDSLDYAELVMEFEQTFDIRIPDEDAEKLQTINQAVNYIDNKMKS, encoded by the coding sequence ATGAACATAAGCGAAACCATCACAAAAATATTAGTAGACAAGCTAGGAATAGCTGAGACAGAAGTAACCCCGGATGCCAATTTTGTAAAAGATCTGGGTATTGATTCTCTGGATTATGCTGAACTGGTGATGGAATTCGAGCAGACTTTTGATATACGTATTCCTGATGAAGATGCTGAAAAGCTCCAGACCATCAATCAGGCAGTAAATTATATTGACAATAAAATGAAGTCGTAA
- a CDS encoding cation transporter, whose product MRITGGAFYLLVFGLVVGAALSIYTGAKPHTTKAGIIIAAISIATMYFLYRAKIKVGKKLNSAPVISDAHCTKTCFYLSFILLGSALIYEVFQVPYIDALGSIGIAWYAFKEGREAFKKVRTNAMSCSDDCC is encoded by the coding sequence TTGAGAATTACAGGAGGAGCCTTTTATCTGCTGGTTTTTGGGCTGGTCGTTGGAGCCGCTCTGAGTATTTATACAGGGGCTAAACCCCATACCACAAAAGCGGGGATCATTATTGCCGCTATTTCTATCGCTACTATGTACTTTTTATACAGAGCCAAAATAAAAGTTGGCAAAAAGCTAAATTCCGCGCCGGTCATTTCAGATGCCCATTGTACGAAAACATGTTTTTACCTGTCGTTCATCCTGCTAGGGTCGGCTTTGATCTACGAAGTTTTTCAAGTTCCTTATATTGATGCATTAGGGAGTATAGGTATAGCGTGGTATGCATTTAAAGAAGGGAGAGAAGCCTTTAAGAAAGTCAGAACGAATGCAATGAGTTGTTCGGATGATTGCTGCTAA
- a CDS encoding DUF3703 domain-containing protein: MRFNWSIPDILKPYFKEELDAYRFDMQAGDLLAAWRHLERAHIIGQSYPLQHSRAHWEMLKFGIRIKSIKEVIGQIPRLLVGGIKSFVGKVPVGNTGGANVPPLKPMEIPADLQVILNQANEV, encoded by the coding sequence ATGAGATTTAACTGGTCAATTCCTGATATACTGAAACCATATTTTAAGGAGGAGCTGGATGCCTATAGGTTTGATATGCAGGCGGGTGACCTGCTTGCTGCCTGGCGCCATCTGGAAAGGGCACACATCATAGGCCAGTCTTATCCCCTGCAGCACTCCAGAGCACACTGGGAAATGCTAAAGTTCGGGATCCGGATTAAAAGTATAAAGGAGGTTATTGGGCAGATTCCCCGATTGCTTGTGGGGGGTATTAAGTCATTTGTTGGTAAGGTTCCTGTAGGTAATACAGGGGGTGCCAATGTGCCACCACTTAAACCCATGGAAATACCTGCCGACCTTCAGGTAATCCTCAATCAGGCTAATGAAGTATGA
- a CDS encoding pyridoxal-phosphate dependent enzyme, translated as MRHPIHKEDSETDSAKATTALPHTSIAFEKRCLYCGELNNSINYTCNCKFEDWFKEYRILDIQPLVTPIYRREVIKSFRNYSFTHQQGIAQYKALPFREWYPEHLEPIGMTPLHYLKNLSSLYGARIYIKNEGNNPSGCFKDRETLLALLNTRRRGLRHAVIYSSGNAAASAAILAQKQDIQLITFVAGDTYPEKIEFIREHGSDVIVVGDENTNFETGFRLFARVNAENIFSRSKFDNWSVRNPYRVHGDKTTALEIVKQFSDNPLVCQVPDYIIVPTANGSCLAGIWKGFRELKQLNIISKLPKIVSVGIKGANPVFKAVRRKQTGRPERCDLSLLNTEDANIGSTILAEEGYDSIEAAKAVISSDGIAVEVNSEDIQNTLRDFLQQERQLAGEQAVLPEPASLISIAAIKKIKCIQPENTVVSIITGHGLKAKEMIDQLLSGYPDLQHLVADIIKKKQHDISLGSITKGRRRDVAADFDAVVNVFNELKR; from the coding sequence TTGCGACACCCCATACACAAAGAAGACTCCGAGACAGATTCGGCAAAAGCCACGACGGCATTACCACATACCTCCATAGCTTTTGAAAAAAGATGTCTTTATTGCGGTGAGCTTAACAACTCAATAAACTACACTTGTAATTGCAAATTTGAGGATTGGTTCAAAGAATATCGCATATTGGACATTCAACCTCTGGTTACCCCTATTTATCGCCGCGAGGTAATCAAGTCATTTCGTAATTACAGTTTTACACACCAACAGGGGATAGCACAATATAAAGCGCTGCCTTTTCGGGAATGGTACCCGGAGCATCTTGAGCCTATTGGCATGACGCCTCTGCATTATTTAAAAAATCTAAGTAGCCTCTACGGAGCCCGGATTTACATTAAAAATGAGGGCAACAATCCCAGCGGATGTTTTAAAGACCGAGAGACCTTGCTGGCATTATTAAACACAAGGCGTCGTGGTTTGCGCCATGCAGTAATCTACTCCTCAGGCAATGCTGCTGCCTCTGCAGCCATTCTGGCCCAAAAGCAAGACATTCAACTCATCACCTTTGTGGCAGGGGATACTTATCCTGAAAAGATTGAGTTTATCCGAGAGCATGGTTCTGATGTAATCGTAGTTGGTGATGAAAACACCAATTTCGAAACCGGCTTCAGGTTATTTGCGCGTGTAAATGCCGAAAACATCTTTTCCCGAAGCAAGTTTGACAACTGGTCAGTAAGAAACCCATACCGGGTACATGGAGATAAGACAACTGCCCTGGAGATTGTTAAGCAATTCAGCGATAACCCGCTGGTATGTCAGGTACCTGACTATATAATTGTGCCCACGGCTAATGGCAGCTGCCTCGCTGGTATATGGAAAGGTTTCAGAGAGTTAAAACAGCTTAATATTATTTCAAAATTACCTAAAATAGTCTCGGTTGGTATTAAGGGGGCCAATCCGGTATTTAAGGCAGTAAGGAGGAAGCAAACCGGAAGACCTGAAAGGTGCGACCTGTCGTTGCTGAATACCGAAGATGCCAATATAGGCAGCACCATACTTGCAGAAGAGGGCTACGACTCTATCGAAGCTGCCAAAGCTGTAATCTCTTCTGATGGCATCGCGGTTGAAGTTAATAGCGAGGACATTCAAAATACACTCAGAGACTTTTTACAGCAAGAACGCCAACTGGCAGGAGAACAAGCCGTGCTACCAGAACCTGCCTCGCTCATATCCATTGCGGCCATCAAAAAAATTAAATGTATACAACCTGAAAACACAGTTGTATCAATTATTACAGGCCATGGTTTAAAAGCTAAAGAGATGATTGACCAATTATTGTCAGGTTACCCGGACTTGCAGCATTTGGTTGCAGATATAATTAAGAAAAAACAACATGATATATCTTTGGGTTCTATAACAAAAGGAAGACGAAGAGATGTAGCCGCTGACTTTGATGCGGTTGTAAATGTTTTTAATGAGCTAAAAAGGTAA
- a CDS encoding dimethylarginine dimethylaminohydrolase family protein, which translates to MQQSTLRQFNETDRLKKVIIGRWEDYCSDKSYVEIVNEEQKKGLPDANTLSPEFKAFKQTLEDYGIEVLVPQYVGKFVYDQLTPRDIGITIGEKFVVCNMAKKSRRYEVTGVFPFINAMNGDEPSILVPDHSILLEGGDIIVDNGHIFVGISQRTNVEGFEYLKKHFGEEFSVIPVYCRSLSEGENVLHLDCAFNPVGEHHALIYTDGFKEIPNEIKEHYHLIEVSVEEQAELATNVISLDKNTVISRDHEKCRRVNNLMRAAGIKVIELTFNGAPSTGGSFRCCTLPLVRE; encoded by the coding sequence ATGCAGCAAAGTACTCTAAGACAGTTTAATGAAACTGACAGGCTAAAAAAAGTAATTATAGGGCGATGGGAAGACTACTGCTCAGACAAGAGCTATGTAGAAATCGTAAACGAAGAACAAAAAAAAGGCCTACCAGACGCGAACACACTTTCTCCTGAATTTAAGGCTTTCAAACAAACCCTTGAGGATTACGGCATAGAAGTACTGGTACCTCAATATGTGGGTAAGTTCGTGTACGACCAGCTCACCCCCCGGGATATCGGTATTACCATCGGAGAAAAATTTGTAGTGTGTAATATGGCAAAAAAAAGCCGCCGCTATGAGGTAACCGGTGTTTTTCCCTTTATCAATGCCATGAATGGGGATGAGCCTTCCATATTAGTTCCCGATCATAGCATATTGCTGGAGGGTGGTGACATAATAGTGGATAACGGGCATATCTTTGTTGGCATATCCCAGCGTACCAATGTGGAAGGGTTTGAGTACCTTAAGAAGCATTTCGGAGAAGAGTTTTCCGTTATTCCCGTATATTGTCGCAGCCTGAGTGAAGGAGAGAATGTACTTCATCTTGATTGTGCCTTTAATCCAGTAGGAGAGCATCATGCTCTTATATATACGGACGGCTTTAAGGAAATACCAAATGAGATTAAGGAGCATTATCATTTGATTGAAGTTAGCGTTGAAGAACAGGCCGAATTGGCAACAAATGTTATCTCGCTGGATAAAAACACTGTTATCAGCCGTGATCATGAGAAATGCAGACGTGTAAATAATTTAATGAGGGCAGCTGGTATAAAGGTTATTGAATTAACATTTAACGGAGCTCCTTCTACAGGAGGTTCTTTCAGATGTTGTACCTTGCCGTTAGTCAGAGAGTAA
- a CDS encoding fibronectin type III domain-containing protein — MAPLYLIRKVCSLLASIALVFLSSCELQETDFIRPTPVALDATDITSVSFKASWEPVLGSDIYFIDVSPDPDFVSFVGGFHSFEVQGSSVVVTGLSVEEIYYYRVRAKKGNTISDNSNIISVETGLLPAPVALEPTDLKVFEFVANWSTVDEAVSYLIEVASDSGFTNILSDYNRKEIVGNSVAIEDLDYTETYYYRVVTKRLNKTSSYSNIVKVEPCISKSCKLARIIYSNDYELTFDYNDDLKISDINHFYAPDPSFHNEKWSMHYDADGRLDSITYFYDNYPYVGFKLTYSDGILVSTLSFDNYSLSTIVSDYIYNADKQLIGFRKYDDPSRVNITFYEDYELDEKGNVLKVLNMGGEQTGEFKYDKTFNPKMLIPFEIQPFVLDNFSGYSFRPYHGIYNPVYAAGSFTADDPFFTEQEVFIYDINEKDVAIARKGYYSLQYEFTGCNF, encoded by the coding sequence ATGGCACCACTTTATTTAATCCGAAAGGTATGTTCATTACTTGCTAGTATTGCATTAGTCTTTTTGAGCAGTTGCGAACTCCAGGAAACAGACTTCATAAGACCTACTCCTGTTGCTCTCGATGCCACCGACATCACATCGGTAAGTTTCAAAGCCTCCTGGGAACCAGTACTGGGTAGCGACATTTATTTCATAGATGTTTCCCCTGATCCGGATTTCGTAAGTTTTGTGGGTGGCTTTCACTCATTTGAGGTTCAAGGTTCTTCGGTTGTAGTTACCGGGCTTTCAGTGGAAGAAATTTATTACTACCGGGTAAGAGCCAAGAAGGGTAATACCATATCGGATAATTCCAATATAATTTCTGTTGAAACAGGTTTGTTACCGGCCCCGGTTGCACTGGAGCCTACTGACTTAAAGGTATTTGAATTTGTAGCCAACTGGAGCACTGTAGATGAAGCTGTCAGCTATCTGATAGAAGTAGCTTCCGATTCCGGATTTACCAACATTCTGAGTGATTATAACCGCAAGGAGATCGTTGGGAACTCCGTGGCTATCGAAGATCTGGATTATACAGAAACATACTACTACAGAGTAGTAACAAAGCGACTGAACAAAACTTCTTCATACTCTAATATAGTCAAAGTAGAACCTTGTATTTCCAAGAGCTGCAAGCTTGCCCGAATTATTTATTCTAATGATTATGAGCTTACATTTGATTATAACGATGACCTTAAGATTAGTGATATCAATCACTTTTATGCTCCTGACCCTTCTTTCCACAACGAAAAATGGAGCATGCACTATGATGCAGACGGTCGTTTGGACAGTATAACCTACTTCTATGACAATTACCCCTACGTGGGGTTTAAATTAACCTACTCTGACGGTATATTGGTGTCTACACTGTCTTTTGACAATTATTCCTTATCAACTATAGTCAGTGATTACATTTATAACGCTGACAAACAGCTAATAGGATTCCGCAAATACGACGACCCAAGCAGAGTGAATATCACATTTTACGAGGATTATGAATTGGATGAAAAGGGCAATGTATTAAAGGTGCTGAATATGGGAGGCGAACAAACAGGCGAATTTAAATACGATAAGACTTTCAACCCTAAAATGCTAATTCCCTTTGAAATACAACCTTTTGTACTTGATAACTTTAGCGGGTATTCATTCAGGCCTTACCACGGAATTTATAATCCTGTTTACGCCGCAGGTTCTTTCACTGCGGATGACCCCTTCTTTACTGAACAAGAAGTATTTATATACGACATCAACGAAAAAGATGTGGCTATTGCCAGAAAAGGTTATTACAGCCTGCAGTACGAATTCACCGGATGCAATTTTTAA